From the genome of Nicotiana sylvestris chromosome 2, ASM39365v2, whole genome shotgun sequence, one region includes:
- the LOC138885052 gene encoding uncharacterized protein, with the protein MLSDVIVNDQWWWGGWDCLLSYHVMGTIEVMQIRLSPSVQDTPVWTANEKGVVSVASAWNIFRKVKRQSWIDSKTWQKQVPFKMCFTVWRALRDRLLTDARVLRMDLSSTSRCCCCINPVNETIDHLFCSGSFAQNIWRIICGAKGIPFTGVSFSNITSQLVESKDKESC; encoded by the coding sequence ATGCTCTCTGATGTTATAGTTAATGATCAGTGGTGGTGGGGTGGTTGGGATTGTCTATTATCTTACCATGTTATGGGTACAATTGAAGTTATGCAGATTAGGTTGAGTCCCTCGGTTCAAGATACTCCTGTGTGGACTGCCAATGAGAAAGGAGTAGTCTCCGTAGCCTCAGCTTGGAATATATTCAGGAAAGTAAAAAGACAATCTTGGATTGATTCCAAGACATGGCAAAAACaggtgcccttcaagatgtgttTTACTGTCTGGAGAGCATTGAGAGACAGATTGCTGACTGACGCTAGGGTTCTTAGGATGGATCTCTCTAGCACTTCTCGGTGTTGTTGTTGCATAAATCCTGTAAATGAAACTATAGATCATCTTTTTTGTTCGGGATCCTTTGCACAGAATATATGGAGGATTATATGTGGTGCTAAGGGAATTCCCTTTACAGGGGTGTCTTTTTCGAATATTACTAGTCAATTGGTGGAAAGCAAAGACAAAGAATCCTGTTGA
- the LOC138885051 gene encoding uncharacterized protein: MRRMGFNEVWIDIIFRHVSSNWYSCGCRKSLELLMEALTTYEKVLGQLVNKKKSCVVFAPNSSLDSIQRIKEITGMEHKEFPIKYLGCPLYVGWYAQFLSTGGRAILIRHVLLALPVHLLAAIYPHKGVLYQIERMLARFFWGNSEGKKRLHWASGDKLCMPYSEGGANFRKLQDICNAFTTKQWWNLRTSDSLWNNFLMIKYFQRSHPLIKQWYSGNSHSWNAVCKIKREVDTHILWKIGKGDIAFWFDNWTNLGPLCKFLP; encoded by the exons atgagaAGAATGGGTTTTAATGAAGTATGGATAGATATCATATTCAGACATGTCTCTAGTAATTGGTATTCCTG tgGATGCAGGAAATCATTGGAGTTACTAATGGAAGCCCTGACAACATATGAAAAAGTTTTAGGACAACTGGTGAATAAGAAAAAATCTTGTGTTGTTTTTGCACCAAATTCATCTTTAGATTCAATTCAGAGAATTAAGGAGATTACTGGAATGGAGCATAAGGAGTTTCCTATAAAATATCTTGGTTGCCCATTGTATGTTG GTTGGTATGCCCAATTTTTATCCACTGGTGGCAGagctattctgataagacatgttTTGTTAGCCCTTCCAGTCCATCTTCTAGCAGCCATTTACCCTCATAAAGGAGTCTTGTACCAAATAGAAAGAATGTTGGCCAGGTTCTTCTGGGGAAATTCAGAAGGGAAGAAAAGACTTCATTGGGCTTCAGGGGACAAGCTTTGCATGCCATACTCTGAAGGAGGAGCTAATTTTAGGAAGTTGCAGGATATTTGTAACGCATTCACAACAAAGCAATGGTGGAATTTAAGGACTAGTGATTCTCTATGGAATAATTTCCTAATGATCAAATATTTTCAGAGATCACACCCTTTAATTAAGCAATGGTATTCTGGGAACTCACATTCCTGGAATGCTGTGTGCAAAATTAAAAGGGAAGTAGATACGCACATATTATGGAAGATTGGCAAAGGAGACATTGCATTTTGGTTTGACAATTGGACCAACTTAGGTCCATTGTGTAAATTTCTTCCATAA